Proteins from a single region of Orcinus orca chromosome 20, mOrcOrc1.1, whole genome shotgun sequence:
- the TERF2 gene encoding telomeric repeat-binding factor 2 isoform X3, whose translation MAAGAGTAGSASGPGVVRDPAASQSKKRPGREGAQRSDAMAGGGGSSDSSGRAAGRRASRSGGRARRGRHAPRLGGSAERGAGEARLEEAVNRWVLKFYFHEALRAFRGSRYGDFRQIRDIMQALLVRPLGKEHTVSRLLRVMQCLSRIEEGENLDCSFDMEAELTPLESAINVLEMIKTEFTLTEAVVESSRKLVKEAAVIICIKNKEFEKASKILKKHMSKDPTTQKLRNDLLNIIREKNLAHPVIQNFSYETFQQKMLRFLESHLDDAEPYLLTMAKKALKSESSTSTTVKEDKQPAPEPVEKPLREPARQLQNTPTTIGITALKAAFKTLSSAQDSEAVFSKLDQKDMVFPNKVCPPSPALKNKRPRKDENESSAPAEGEGGSELQPKNKRMTISRLVLEEDSQSTEPSAGLDSSQEVIPASPSKPTILNQPLPGEKNPNSTR comes from the exons ATGGCCGCGGGAGCCGGGACGGCTGGCTCCGCTTCCGGCCCGGGCGTTGTGCGTGACCCGGCGGCGTCACAGTCGAAGAAGCGTCCCGGCAGGGAGGGCGCGCAGCGATCGGACGCGATGGCGGGAGGAGGCGGGAGCAGCGACAGCAGCGGGAGGGCTGCAGGCAGGCGGGCGTCCCGCAGTGGCGGGCGGGCTCGGCGGGGGCGCCACGCACCGAGGCTGGGGGGCTCCGCGGAGCGGGGCGCGGGGGAGGCGCGGCTGGAGGAGGCAGTCAACCGCTGGGTGCTCAAGTTCTACTTCCACGAGGCGCTGCGGGCCTTTCGGGGTAGCCGGTACGGGGACTTCAGGCAGATCCGGGACATCATGCAGG CTTTGCTTGTCAGGCCCTTGGGGAAGGAGCATACCGTGTCTCGGCTGCTGCGGGTTATGCAGTGTCTGTCGCGCATTGAAGAAGGAGAAAATTTAG ACTGTTCCTTTGATATGGAGGCTGAGCTCACACCACTGGAATCAGCTATCAATGTGCTGGAGATGATTAAAACGGAATTTACACTGACAGAGGCAGTGGTCGAATCCAGTAGAAAACTGGTCAAGGAGGCT GCAGTCATTATTTGtatcaaaaacaaagaatttgaaaaggcttcaaaaattttgaaaaaacataTGTCCAAGGACCCCACAACTCAG AAGCTGAGAAATGATCTCCTGAACATTATCCGTGAAAAGAACTTGGCCCACCCTGTTATCCAGAACTTTTCCTACGAAACCTTCCAGCAGAAGATGCTGCGCTTCCTGGAGAGTCACCTGGATGATGCAGAGCCCTACCTCCTCACG ATGGCCAAAAAGGCTTTGAAATCTGAGTCTTCCACCTCAACCACAGTGAAGGAAGATAAACAGCCAGCACCAGAGCCTGTTGAAAAGCCACTCAGAGAACCTGCCAG GCAGCTACAGAACACTCCAACCACCATTGGAATAACGGCTCTGAAAGCAGCTTTCAAGACTCTGTCCAGTGCACAAGATTCTGAGGCAGTCTTCTCAAAACTGGACCAGAAAGATATGGTATTTCCTAATAAAGTGTGCCCACCATCACCAGCCCTCAAAAACAAGAGACCGAGAAAAGATGAAAACGAAAGTTCAGCCCCTGCTGAGGGTGAGGGTGGCTCTGAACTGCAGCCCAAGAACAAGCGCATGACAATAAGCCGATTGGTTTTGGAGGAGGACAGCCAGAGCACTGAGCCCAGCGCAGGCCTCGACTCCTCCCAGGAAGTCATTCCTGCTTCACCATCCAAGCCCACCATCCTCAACCAACCCCTCCCTGGGGAGAAGAATCCCAA